One genomic region from Phragmites australis chromosome 1, lpPhrAust1.1, whole genome shotgun sequence encodes:
- the LOC133885324 gene encoding uncharacterized protein LOC133885324, with protein MGLILRNTTATIAESLRTVEGQLVRVEVLVLLSNLLLVLLVVLSPYRHRRGDKSFRFLVWAIYTLSTVLVPYTIGLLEAGPFHDQTFVLWSAVLLVQSGADSLSAYNLRDVEQWKRKLLQQGLQILLVLWLMVSCKGHNKSYSATIWVFWILSIAKSYARFQALREASKTEGLMKHTKVVADYMMTEHESAQVFDATTMEGYRYIFHGEELTLPYFSKPDYRTAIAACAFTTVDTVWQWIDSQSVSVFSREHGGILKDIALSFTLFKLLKRRFCKYEHGEAGRPKTLRLVVSGLLREEASYIRAFRVIEMELAFLYDFFYTRHQSHTQYVGVTAVFVLPVIVANAVSGAFSRHYHRTSLEQTVNGIDVVHCITIVLMVIVVAVFIVESRINDQKWRVVDDLHTLTGASRITINGVVIPFDDGSRKQALNWVKKRKHKKLTSRNWDRKLGQYSLLHKFDYHPRNIAWILSLGLIEPTREGQKASEKIKLPEEVVMRVLSRFKENDGHLADGQSALAGNDARGLSWACDLPTHIHTILVWHIGTTICEITTPPQEPLTGDRLVAKSLSNYCAYLLAFVPDMLPGHSYDTRRIFDAVVMEAREYLAGCDSMRGRCVKLLELHCSELTILGMGAKLGSELRRRVYNRARRWKLLADFWAEFVLFLAPSSNADVHAETLAAGGEFMTHLWALLIHAGILEHPCSSSATNNAGGYNNATTQDSVV; from the coding sequence ATGGGGTTGATTCTGAGGAACACCACCGCAACCATCGCCGAAAGCCTCAGAACCGTGGAAGGCCAGCTGGTGCGCGTGGAGGTCCTCGTCCTCCTCAGCAACCTCCTACTAGTCCTCCTCGTGGTCCTGAGCCCCTATCGCCACCGGCGCGGCGACAAGTCCTTCCGCTTCCTCGTCTGGGCCATCTACACGCTGTCCACCGTCCTCGTCCCGTACACCATCGGGCTGCTGGAGGCCGGCCCGTTCCACGACCAGACCTTCGTCCTGTGGAGCGCCGTCCTCCTGGTCCAGTCAGGCGCCGACTCCCTCTCCGCCTACAACCTGCGCGACGTCGAGCAATGGAAGCGGAAGCTGCTGCAGCAGGGGCTGCAGATTCTGCTGGTGCTGTGGCTGATGGTCAGCTGCAAGGGCCACAACAAGAGCTACAGCGCCACGATCTGGGTGTTCTGGATCCTGAGCATCGCGAAGAGCTACGCCAGGTTCCAGGCCTTGAGGGAGGCAAGCAAGACTGAAGGATTGATGAAGCACACCAAAGTGGTTGCCGATTACATGATGACCGAGCACGAGTCAGCTCAGGTCTTCGACGCCACCACCATGGAAGGATACAGGTACATATTCCACGGCGAAGAGCTCACGCTCCCGTACTTCTCCAAGCCTGACTACAGGACGGCCATCGCCGCGTGCGCGTTCACCACCGTCGACACGGTCTGGCAGTGGATCGACAGCCAGAGCGTGAGCGTCTTCAGCAGGGAGCATGGCGGCATCCTGAAGGACATCGCCCTGTCGTTCACGCTCTTCAAGCTGCTCAAGCGGAGGTTCTGCAAGTACGAGCACGGGGAGGCCGGCCGGCCCAAAACGCTGCGGCTCGTCGTGTCGGGGCTCCTCCGCGAAGAGGCTAGCTACATCCGTGCTTTCAGGGTGATCGAGATGGAGCTGGCGTTCCTGTACGATTTCTTCTACACAAGGCACCAGTCACACACTCAATATGTAGGAGTGACTGCAGTCTTCGTGCTCCCAGTGATTGTTGCGAATGCCGTTTCTGGAGCTTTCAGCAGGCACTACCACCGCACCAGTTTGGAGCAGACGGTGAATGGGATAGATGTCGTTCACTGCATTACCATTGTGCTCATGGTGATTGTTGTTGCTGTGTTCATCGTGGAATCGCGCATCAACGATCAAAAGTGGCGGGTGGTCGACGATCTCCACACGTTAACGGGTGCGAGCAGAATCACCATTAACGGGGTAGTCATTCCGTTCGATGATGGCAGCAGAAAGCAGGCGTTGAATTGggtcaagaaaagaaaacataagAAGCTGACGAGCAGGAACTGGGACAGGAAGCTGGGGCAGTACTCGCTATTGCACAAATTCGACTACCACCCGAGGAACATAGCGTGGATCCTGTCACTGGGCTTGATCGAGCCAACCAGGGAAGGGCAGAAGGCTTCGGAGAAGATCAAACTGCCCGAGGAAGTCGTAATGCGCGTCCTGTCTCGGTTCAAGGAGAACGACGGCCACCTCGCCGACGGGCAATCGGCGCTCGCCGGAAACGATGCGAGGGGACTCTCGTGGGCGTGCGACCTGCCCACACACATCCACACGATTCTAGTGTGGCACATCGGGACGACCATCTGCGAGATCACGACGCCGCCGCAGGAGCCGCTCACCGGCGACCGTCTAGTCGCCAAGAGCCTGTCGAACTACTGCGCCTACCTGCTGGCGTTCGTACCGGACATGCTGCCGGGCCACAGCTACGACACGCGGCGGATCTTCGACGCGGTGGTCATGGAGGCCCGGGAGTACCTCGCCGGGTGTGACAGCATGAGAGGCAGGTGCGTGAAGCTGCTGGAGCTGCATTGCAGCGAGTTGACCATCTTGGGGATGGGAGCCAAGCTCGGGAGTGAGCTCAGGCGCAGAGTCTACAACAGGGCGCGGCGGTGGAAGTTGCTGGCCGACTTCTGGGCGGAGTTCGTTCTGTTTCTCGCGCCGTCGAGCAACGCCGACGTCCATGCGGAGACGCTTGCGGCCGGCGGGGAGTTCATGACCCATCTGTGGGCGCTGCTCATCCATGCCGGCATCCTAGAGCACCCCTGTTCCTCCTCTGCAACCAATAATGCTGGAGGATATAATAATGCCACTACACAAGATTCTGTCGTCTGA